One Vidua chalybeata isolate OUT-0048 chromosome 22, bVidCha1 merged haplotype, whole genome shotgun sequence genomic region harbors:
- the CPTP gene encoding ceramide-1-phosphate transfer protein isoform X2, which translates to MAAAAAGPFSLREVLDAFRRCVTEQREVLLEPYLSGWRGLIRFLQSLGAVFSFISRDAVAKVSLLEAHRQQHRFVSLQSLVQHELAAGPAALRARPDSGCRTVLRLHRALRWLQLFLEGLRSGEPRTSVLCTDAYNASLAQHHPWVVRKAATVAFCALPSRDAFLEIMNVGSPEEAVAMLGEAIPYIGDVYGITQELFAEHKLLDLP; encoded by the exons atggcggcggcggccgcgggcccCTTCAGCCTCAGGGAGGTTCTGGACGCCTTCCGGAGGTGCGTGACGGAGCAGcgggaggtgctgctggagccctACCTGAGCGGCTGGCGGGGGCTCATCCG cttcctgcagagcctgggcgCCGTCTTCTCCTTCATCTCCCGGGACGCGGTGGCCAAGGTGTCTCTGCTGGAGGCTCACCGCCAGCAGCACCGCTTCGTGTCGCTGCAGTCGCTGGTGCAGCACGAgctggcggcggggccggcggcgctGCGGGCCCGGCCCGACTCCGGCTGCCGCACGGTGCTGCGGCTGCACCGCGCCCTGCgctggctgcagctcttcctcGAGGGGCTGCGCTCCGGGGAGCCGCGCACCTCCGTGCTCTGCACCGACGCCTACAACGCCTCGCTGGCCCAGCACCACCCCTGGGTGGTCCGCAAGGCGGCCACCGTGGCGTTCTGCGCGCTGCCCTCCCGCGATGCCTTCCTGGAGATCATGAACGTGGGCTCGCCCGAGGAGGCCGTGGCCATGCTGGGCGAGGCCATCCCCTACATCGGAGACGTGTACGGCATCACCCAGGAGCTCTTCGCCGAGCACAAGCTGCTCGACCTGCCCTGA
- the CPTP gene encoding ceramide-1-phosphate transfer protein isoform X1 has product MAAAAAGPFSLREVLDAFRRCVTEQREVLLEPYLSGWRGLIRFLQSLGAVFSFISRDAVAKVALLEAHRQQHCSGAFGFSFHPSAGFFFGRGLAGLSFPPSGAFWVLFSPLSSFFGRGLAGFSFPPLRSFLPSHFPPHLLFGFSFHLSDFFFLFSPLMWFLGSLFPAQVLFGFSFHPSAVSLAGVWQGSLFPPQIFFAFSFPPSAAFGFVFPPFRVVFSPTPHPPNPPPPFPSASCRAWAPSSPSSPGTRWPRWLCWRLTASSTAPELLASLFTPQLGFFSAGVWQGCLFPPQVLFGFSFHPSAVSLAGVWQGSLSPPSDLFCLLISPLICFLGSLFTSPIFFPIFSPHVVFGFSFPRSGAFWVLFSPLSSFFGRGLAGFSFPPSDLFCLLVSPLSCFWLCFPALQGGFFPHPSPA; this is encoded by the exons atggcggcggcggccgcgggcccCTTCAGCCTCAGGGAGGTTCTGGACGCCTTCCGGAGGTGCGTGACGGAGCAGcgggaggtgctgctggagccctACCTGAGCGGCTGGCGGGGGCTCATCCG cttcctgcagagcctgggcgCCGTCTTCTCCTTCATCTCCCGGGACGCGGTGGCCAAGGTGGCTCTGCTGGAGGCTCACcgccagcagcactgctccgGAGCTTTTGGCTTCTCTTTTCACCCctcagctgggttttttttcgGCAGGGGTTTGGCAGGGTTGTCTTTTCCCCCCTCAGGTGCTTTTTGGGTTCTCTTTTCACCCCTCAGCAGTTTCTTTGGCAGGGGTTTGGCAGGGTTCTCTTTCCCCCCCCTCAGATCTTTTTTGCCTTCTCATTTCCCCCCTCATTTGCTTTTTGGGTTCTCTTTTCACCTCTccgatttttttttcctattttctcccCTCATGTGGTTTTTGGGTTCTCTTTTCCCCGCTCAGGTGCTTTTTGGGTTCTCTTTTCACCCCTCAGCAGTTTCTTTGGCAGGGGTTTGGCAGGGttctcttttcccccctcagaTCTTTTTTGCCTTCTCGTTTCCCCCCTCAGCTgcttttggctttgttttcccGCCCTTCAgggtggttttttcccccacccctcacCCGCCTAACCCacctccccctttcccctcagcttcctgcagagcctgggcgCCGTCTTCTCCTTCATCTCCCGGGACGCGGTGGCCAAGGTGGCTCTGCTGGAGGCTCACcgccagcagcactgctccgGAGCTTTTGGCTTCTCTTTTCACCCctcagctgggttttttttcgGCAGGGGTTTGGCAGGGTTGTCTTTTCCCCCCTCAGGTGCTTTTTGGGTTCTCTTTTCACCCCTCAGCAGTTTCTTTGGCAGGGGTTTGGCAGGGTTCTCTTTCCCCCCCCTCAGATCTTTTTTGCCTTCTCATTTCCCCCCTCATTTGCTTTTTGGGTTCTCTTTTCACCTCTCcgattttttttcctattttctcccCTCATGTGGTTTTTGGGTTCTCTTTTCCCCGCTCAGGTGCTTTTTGGGTTCTCTTTTCACCCCTCAGCAGTTTCTTTGGCAGGGGTTTGGCAGGGttctcttttcccccctcagaTCTTTTTTGCCTTCTCGTTTCCCCCCTCAGCTgcttttggctttgttttcccGCCCTTCAgggtggttttttcccccacccctcacCCGCCTAA